In the Ursus arctos isolate Adak ecotype North America unplaced genomic scaffold, UrsArc2.0 scaffold_5, whole genome shotgun sequence genome, one interval contains:
- the SHLD3 gene encoding shieldin complex subunit 3, with the protein MTTEVILHYRPYENDPTQLPKIAEKAVQDFPTRPVSTFIPWCSHDGSKLPLKPKRSPPVISEEAAEDVKQYLTISEHDVKSQSYDCTVDLLEFQPSFKKRKHLIRSHSLNEQTNSGNLDKQSEKGRQYKKRFWSVSLPNSNCTENIFPLSKKLRDSLKALNLHSLYRARWTIEHAICNNQTLEDIWAKLNQFIRHNELPSCNATFQRHLGQIWVFCDIMYCEYVGSLLKGRLALTGKMNLFVHKYGVIFSM; encoded by the coding sequence ATGACTACAGAAGTAATATTACATTATCGACCATATGAGAATGATCCCACACAACTGCCAAAAATTGCAGAGAAAGCAGTTCAAGACTTTCCTACACGTCCAGTTTCGACATTTATTCCTTGGTGTTCGCATGATGGGTCCAAACTTCCACTCAAACCTAAAAGATCGCCACCTGTGATTTCTGAAGAGGCAGCTGAAGATGTGAAACAGTACTTAACCATTTCAGAACATGATGTTAAATCACAGAGTTATGATTGCACAGTAGATCTTTTGGAATTTCAacctagttttaaaaaaaggaagcacTTAATCCGGTCACACTCACTGAATGAACAGACTAATTCTGGAAATCTAGATAAACAATCAGAAAAGGGAAGACAATACAAGAAGAGGTTTTGGAGCGTTTCACTTCCCAACAGTAAttgtactgaaaatatttttcctttgtctaaaAAATTGCGAGATAGTTTAAAGGCACTGAATTTGCATTCACTTTATAGAGCAAGATGGACTATAGAGCATGCTATTTGTAACAACCAAACTCTGGAAGACATTTGGGCAAAACTCAATCAATTCATCAGGCACAATGAACTTCCATCTTGTAATGCTACATTTCAGAGACACTTAGGTCAAATATGGGTGTTCTGTGATATTATGTACTGTGAATATGTGGGAAGTCTTCTTAAAGGAAGGTTAGCTCTTACTGGGAAAATGAATTTATTCGTGCATAAATATGGTGTTATTTTTAGTATGTAA